A segment of the Myxococcota bacterium genome:
TCGCGGGCGTCTTCGAGTGGCGCCGCCGCGGCATCGAGGCCGCCGAGACCGAGCTCGCGCAGATCGACACGAGCTTCGCGAACGCGATGGGCGCGAGCCCGGGCGAGTACTTCGTCCCCGAGCCGGCCAACTCGGAGCAGGCCACGAAGGCGCGCGAAGCCGCGGTGGCCGAGCTCGACGCCTTCATCGCCAAGCACGGCTCGAGCCAGATCTCCGCGATCGCCGGCATCAAGGCCGCCGAGCTCGAGGTTGACCTGGGCAAGCTCGACGCCGCCGACCCACGCCTGCAGAAGATCGCCGACTCACTCGCCGCGGACGACCCGCGCCGCGCCATCGCGCTGCGCCTGCGCGGCTACACGCTCGACCAGAGAAACCAGCCCCTGCAAGCCGGCGAGACCTACGAGGCCGCCGCCAAAGTCACTGGCTACCCGCCGCGCGCGCTCGCCTGGATCGAAGCGGGCGACGCCTACTCGCGAGCCAAAGCCCCCGACCGAGCCATCGCCGCCTACCGCGAAGTCCTCGCCGGCTGGCCCGACCTGGCCGAGCAAGAGCGCATCGTGCAGAGAATCGGGGTAGAGCAAGCCTCTCTCGACGCGGCCGCTGCTGCGGAGAAGAAGTAAGAGCGCCTCGGCGCGCTGCGCTCCGGGCTAAAACCCTCGGTCGCTGCTTCGCGAGTACGCTCCAGACGCTCCCTCCGGGTTTTGCCCCGGCCGCGCGCGCGAACCAGATACTTCCGATCCCCCCAAAAAATAGAGATCGCGTCGACGCGTTCGCCACTTCCACCATCCGGTCCGCGCCCGATGGCATTGCGAACGCGGCCCGCAGGGTCGCACTGGTGAGATCGTCGACGCGACCTCATTTTTTTTGGAGGACTGGAAAGGTGTGATTCGCGCCCGCGTCCGGAGCAATACCCAGAGGGAGCGTCTGCAGCGTACTCGCGAAGCAGCGACCGACGGGTATTGCTCGGAGCGCGGCGCGCAGAGATGCTCTTCAGCTCCGAGGTCCTAGAAACCTCTCGATCTGCCCCAGATCGAAATACTCGTAGGCGCGCGAGATCATGCCGTCGCGGGTGTAGGCCACGAAGCAGACGTCCATCTGGCCCACGAAGTCGTTGGGGTGAGTCACGAAGAGGGTGTGTTGCTGGACGAATCCGCCTTCGAAGGTGTGAATGCGGCGGTTGCGGTAGCGCATCTTCTTGAAGCGTGACATTCCGTCGCGGAGTGTCTTCAGGTTCGACTCGCGGGCCTGGTACAGACAGTCGTGACTGTGCCAGACCACGAGCTCGGGGGCGTAGCATTTCTCGACCGTCTCGAAGTCCCGGCGCTCGATCGCGTCGAAGAAGCGGTCGCACAGCGCCAGCGTCTCGGAGTCCTTCCTCACGACTCACTCCTCGGGCGGCCGCGCCCGGCCCAGGCCGCGAACTTGCTCGAGTCCATGTACTCGTCGATCCGGGTGATCTTGCCGTCCTTGCACAGGGCCACGATGCAGATCCAGAGCGCGCCGCGGTGGCCGTCGTGCTGCACGCCGGCCAGCGTGTACTGGATCACGAAGCCGCCTTCGAAGGTGTTGATCGTGCGGTCGTCGTAGGTGCGGCGGCGCTGGCCGGCGTAGCTCTTGGGCAGGGCGGCGAGGTTCTCGGCGCCGGTCGTCTCGCGGCCGAACACGTTGTGCCAGATGATGCAGTCGGGCGCGTAGATCTCGGCCAGCTCGTCGACGCGCCGGTCCTGGTAGGCGTCGAAGAAACGGTGGCACAGCTCGCGGATCTCGCCGTCGGTCACGGCTCGGCCTGCCTCGGCGCGCGGAACTTGCTCGAGTCGAGATACTCGTCTAGGTGCGTGATCTTGCCCTTGCGGCACTGCGCCACGACGCAGGCCTGGAGCGAGAAGCGCCGGCCGTCGTGCGGCACGCAAGTCACCGAGTAACGCGCCAGGAAGCCGCCGTCGAAGGTGTCGATGCGCCGGTCGTCGTAGCTGCGGCGGCGGAGCAGGGCGTGGCCGTCGCGCAGCGTGGCGAGGCTCTGCTCGCGCGTGAGCTCGCTGCCCGACAGATTCACCCAGAACGTGAACTCCGGGTCGCAACAGTCGGCCACGGCTTCGAGATCGTGTCGTTCGATCGCGTCGAAGTAGCGCCTGCACAGCTCGCGCAGCTCGCGGTCGGTCACCGCGCGCCCCCGTGCGTAGAATGCGGGGCATGACTGCCCCTCGGCGCCGCGCGCCCCGACGACCCAGCGCCCGGGCCGCGCTGCTCGACGCGGCGGTCGCGGAGTTCACGAGCAAGGGCTACGAGGCCGCCACGGTCGCGGGCATCGCCGCGCGCGCCGGAGTGACCACGGGCGCGGTCTACGGTCACTTCCGCAGCAAGGTCGAGCTCTTGCTGGAAGCCGTGGGGCTGGGCACCGTGGAGGCGTTCACGCGCCGCAGCGCCGCGCTCGCCGGCAAGCCCGCGGCCGAGGTCGCCCCGGCGCTGGCGCGCGGACTGCTGGGCGTGCCCAGCGGGCGCAGCGACCTGTTGCTGGTCGACGCGATCGCGCTCGCGCGGCGCGATCCCAAGGTGGCCGAGAGCTACGCGCGCGTGATCCGCGCGCACCTCGAAGCCTTCGAGCGCACGGCGCGCGCCGGCCTGGAGTCGGGGCGCATCGACCCGGTGCTGCCGATCGACGAGCTCGCGCGGCTGGTGCTGGCGCTCGCGTTCGGGGTGCTGGCGCTGCGGGCGCTCGAGCAGGCGCCGCCCAGCGACGCTGCCGTCGCGCGCCTGGTGGAGCTGTTCGTGCAGCCCGCGAGTGCGAGCGCGCCCGAGGAGCGCCAGCTCGCGCGCGTGCAGTCGCGGGCGCGCGCCGCGCAGCGTGCCCGCAAGGAGCTGCACGCACGGATCGCCCAGGCCGCGGCCGACGGCCACAGCCTGCGCCAGATCGGCGAGGCCGCGGGACTCTCTCACGAGCGCGTGCGGCGCATCCTCGAGGAGGAGGGCGCTGTCAGAAGTTCTGACGATCGCGAGTGACCACTGAGCCATGGCGGGTTCCCGTTGATCGCCGCGCATAGTCTCATTACGATTGCGGCGGGGCAAGACGGCCCGGAAGGAGAGTCACCGTGCTCAAGACCCGAGGCTTCAACCACATCGATCTCGGCACCAAGGACATGGAGGCCACGCGTCGCTTCTATGAAGACGTGCTCGGCTTCCCGCTGGTGCGCGCGGACCTGATCGACATCGCCGGCAAGGGCGAGATGAAACACTTCTTCTTCGATGCCGGGAACGGCCAGCTCATCGGCTTCATGAGCGGTCAGGACGTGACTGGCTTCCCGAGAGACTTCGACTCGGGCATCAACAAAGGGCTCGGCCTGCCGCCGGGCGTGTATCACTTCGCGTTCGACGCCGAGACCGAGCACGACCTCGAGCGCATCAAGGCGCACCTGGTCTCGAACGGCATCGAGGTGCGCGGGCCCGTCGACCACGAGGGCTGGTGCAAGTCGATCTACTTCCTCGATCCGAACGGGCTGCAGCTCGAGGTGTGCTGGCTCCAGCGCCCGTTCGTGGCCGACGATGCCGAGCCGCGCGTGCGCTTCCGCCTGGAAGGGCGGCGCAAGGTCGAGCCGCCGAGCGAGCGCGCGTGACTCCGGACTCCGCCGACGGCCTGCTCGAGCGGGTGCGCGCGCTCGCGCCGCTGATCGCCGAGCGGGCCGCCGACGCCGAGCTGCGGCGCAAGCCCGACGACGAGGTGATCGAAGCGCTGAAGCGCACGGGCGTGTTCCGCAGCTTCGTGCCCAAGCGCTTCGGCGGCTACGAGATCGACCTCGACCTGTTCATGGACATCGGCGTGGCGGTGAGCGAGGCCTGCGCGTCGACCGGCTGGATCACCACGTTCTACATGGAGCACAACTGGCAGCTCGGGAACTTCTCGCGCGAGCTCCAGGACGAGATCTTCTCGCGCCAGCCGTTCGTGCTGGCACCGGGCAGCGTGAACCCCAACGACGGCATCGCGACGCCGAAGGGCGACGGCTACGAGCTCACCGGTCACTGGCGCTTCGGCACCGGCATCGTGCACGCCGACTGGGTGCTGCTGTCGGGCCGCATCGCGACCGAGCCGGAAGGCACGCCGCGCATGTTCCTGGTGCCGCCCGATGCCGTCGAGGTGCGAGACACCTGGCACGTGGACGGCATGGTCGCGACCGGCAGTCACGACATCGTCGCGAACGCCGTGCACGTGCCCGAGCGCTACGTGACCCTGCGGCCGCTCGCGCCCGCGCCGAGAGACGACTATCTCGGTCGCATTCCGGTCTTCCCGATGCTGTCGCTGACCGCGGCGATCCCGGCCGTGGGCGCCGCGCGCCGCTCGGTCGAGCTGTTCCGCCAGCTGCTCGCCGAGCGCGTGCCGTTCGGCACCAAGAAGACCCAGAGTCACCGCGCTCCCGGCCAGGTCCGGCTCGCGCACGCGCTGGCCGACGCCAAGGCCGCCGAGGCGGTGCTCAAGGACGTGGCGCGCCAGCTCACCGCGCACGCCCGGGGCGGGAAGCAGCTCGATCTTTTGGATCAGATCCAGATGCGACTCACGATCGCCCACGTGGTGCGCGACTGTAAGACGGTGATCCGCAACGTCGTGGAAGGCTCCGGAGCCAGCGTCCACTTCCTGAATCACGAGCTCCAGCGCATCCACCGCGACATCCACATGATGTCCGCCCACACCGTGTTCGACCTCGACCTGGTCGCCGAGCAGTCCGGCCGCGCACTGGTGGAAGCCGACCCGAGCACGAAGCTCTTCTAGCTGGCTGCGGGCTCGGGCTCGATCGGCCGAGGCGAGCCCTCCCGCTGAGTACCGATAAGGAGCATTCTGTTAAATCAACGCTCCGACGCACCGGCGCGACTTGGAGCCCGCCGGTGCCCTCTCACCAGTAGCGGAGATCCGTGTGCGGGCGCGTGATCTCGGGCTTGGCGTTCCAGCGCAGGTAGCGGGTCTCGCTGGCGGGCTCGAGCGGCTCGAGGCGCTTGGCGAGCTCGGGCGCCTGGTCGAGCGAGAGCAAGAGGAAGTCGCGGCCGAGCGCGCGCGTGCGCGCCGTCAGGTGGCCCACGAGCTCCACCATCGCGTCCTCGGCGCCTTCGGCGTGGCCCCAGTCGAGCAGCGCCGTTCCGGCGAACGTGCGCTCCTCGCCGGTCTTCCGCTTGCGGATGCGCTCGCGCAGGTCGCGGCCGCGGTCCCACAGGCCGGCGCAGGCGCGGATGCGCCCTGCGGACTCGAGCACGAAGAAGTCGGGCCAGCCGTACACCCGCGGGTACCAGGGCGCGCGCTCGCCCCAGTAGCCTTCGTCGAGCCGCTCCTCGAGTGAGTCGCGGCTGTAGGGCGCGAACAGGTCGAGCTCGCCGTGCGTGCGGTTCACGAGTTCTGCGCAGACCGGCAGGTCTTCGGGCCGCGCGGGACGAACGGACCGGCTCTCCGGCGCGGAGGCCGCCGCGGGAATCTGACTCACGGTCACGGGGATGCCCGGCACCTCCCCTTCGCGCTGCGGCGTGCCTGCGAAGAAGCCGGGCACGTGCTTGTTCCACCAGCCCACGACCGCGAAGTTTCCCGAGCGCATGATGTCGTACTGGGCCATCGAGGGGCGCACGGTGGTCATCGATGCGGGGAACAGTCGCACCGCGTCGCCCAGGCCCTGGCGCCGGTAGCCCTGGTGCACGCGCAACGCCTGGCCGTAGCGCACCGAGACACGCTGGCCCGCGATGCGCACGTTGCGCCGCGACCAGCCGCAGCTCGCCACCAGCACGTTGCCGTCGGCGATCACGTTCAGCTGGACGTGGGTCTGCAGCCGGAACTGCGCGAACGGATCGGGGCTGCGCAGCACCGTGATCTCGAGCTCGCCGATCTCCTCGGGCGAGTTCTCCCAGAGGTCCGAGAACGCGTCGGCGTCGCCGTGGGTCACCTCGCGCGCGCGCAGGTCACCGGTGGTGAAGCGCTCGTGCCAGCCGATCAGCGCGTGGAGGTCCGCCTCGTCCATGCGCCGCCAATTGAGCCAGCCCCAGAGACTCTGCAGCGGGATTCCCGTGCCGAGCGCGCGATCGATCGTGGCGTCGGACACGCCGCGGGCGCGCAGCTCCGAGCGCAGCTCCGCTGGAGCTTCGATCTCGACCCGCTCCCGGCTGCGTTTGGCCACGTGCAGATTCTACGCCCTGCCGCCCGAACCCCCGAAGTGATTCCCGCCATCGGAACGTCGCTTGCTCTCCCGGGATCCCGTGGTATACCCCCGCCTTCACAAGGAGCCCCGCCGCATGGATGCCGCCCGAAAAACGAAGCTCGGCCAGAAGTGGGTCTGCTATTCGTGCCAGGCCAAGTTCTACGACATGCAGAAGCCGGAGCCGCGCTGCCCCAAGTGCGGCGCCGACCAGCGCCAGTCACCGGCCTTCGAGAAGCCCAAGCGCACGCGCGGCAAGAAGGCCGCGGCCCCGCCCGCGCCGAAGAAGGCGGTGAAGCCGCCGCCGCCCGTGGAAGAAGGCGAAGATCTCGATACGCCAATCGATCCCGAGGACCTCGAGATCGAGGACATCGAGATCGACGAGCCGGCGGGCGCCGCCGCGGAGCCCGCGGAGATCGAAGAGCCCGAGGACGAGCCGGCCGACGACGACGAGGACTAGAAGGTCAGCAGCCGCCGCTTGAACACCTCTTTGGGGTCGTCCAAGTGGCGGTCGCGGATCGACTTCTCGAACTTGAGCTGCTCGATCTCGACCTGGTGCTCCATCACGGCGCCGCGCTGGGCCTTCCAGGCCTCGTTGTTGCGCTGGAAGTTCGCGAACGCCTGGGCCTTGCCGCCGACGTCACTCGCGTCCTGCTGGGCGATCGCGTCCTCGCCGCCCGGCGCGGCTGCGACCCGCGCCTTGGCGCGCTTGGCCTCCCCTTCGTAGGCCGCGATCAGCTTCGCCAGATCGGGCGTCGACACGTTCGCGAACGGCCGCGGCTTGTGGAGGTCGGCCTCGATCCCGGCGTTGCGGTTGTAGTTCCAGTAACCGGCACCGGCCGCGGCAACGACCAGCACGAGGAGCGCGAGAATGGCTTTGCCCATGCGCGGGCTATCGGCCCGAAACGGCCTCCCGTTGAGCCTCCTGGGCGGGCGGCGCAGCCACGCTGGCGGGCGGCGCGGCGACCGCGGCCGGGGGCGCCGGCGGCCGGACCTCGTCGCCGTAGAGCAGCTGGTACACGCGGTACGAGCGCAGCACCCGCCGCAGGTAGCGGCGCGTCTCGCCGTAGGTGACTGACTCGACGAACACGTCGGGCTTCACCTGGGCGTCCTTCTCGAGCCAGCGGCCCACGGCGTCGGGGCCGGCGTTGTACGACGCGATCGCCAGCGGGCGCGAGCCCTGGAAGCGCTCGATCAGCGAACGCAGGTAGTAAGTGCCCAGGCGGATGTTGGTCTCGGGGTCGTAGAGGCGCTCGGTGACGAAGCCCGCGAGGCCGAGCTCCCCTGCCACCCTGCCCCCGGTCTGCGGCATGAGCTGCATCAGGCCGAGCGCGCCCGCGGGCGAGCTCACCTGCGCGCGGTAGGCGCTCTCC
Coding sequences within it:
- a CDS encoding tetratricopeptide repeat protein, with amino-acid sequence MNPRPHSDTQARLEGFEARLQDAFHWANTHAREIVLGAGLLLALGGIVAGVFEWRRRGIEAAETELAQIDTSFANAMGASPGEYFVPEPANSEQATKAREAAVAELDAFIAKHGSSQISAIAGIKAAELEVDLGKLDAADPRLQKIADSLAADDPRRAIALRLRGYTLDQRNQPLQAGETYEAAAKVTGYPPRALAWIEAGDAYSRAKAPDRAIAAYREVLAGWPDLAEQERIVQRIGVEQASLDAAAAAEKK
- a CDS encoding nuclear transport factor 2 family protein, whose protein sequence is MRKDSETLALCDRFFDAIERRDFETVEKCYAPELVVWHSHDCLYQARESNLKTLRDGMSRFKKMRYRNRRIHTFEGGFVQQHTLFVTHPNDFVGQMDVCFVAYTRDGMISRAYEYFDLGQIERFLGPRS
- a CDS encoding nuclear transport factor 2 family protein; protein product: MTDGEIRELCHRFFDAYQDRRVDELAEIYAPDCIIWHNVFGRETTGAENLAALPKSYAGQRRRTYDDRTINTFEGGFVIQYTLAGVQHDGHRGALWICIVALCKDGKITRIDEYMDSSKFAAWAGRGRPRSES
- a CDS encoding nuclear transport factor 2 family protein, with translation MTDRELRELCRRYFDAIERHDLEAVADCCDPEFTFWVNLSGSELTREQSLATLRDGHALLRRRSYDDRRIDTFDGGFLARYSVTCVPHDGRRFSLQACVVAQCRKGKITHLDEYLDSSKFRAPRQAEP
- a CDS encoding helix-turn-helix domain-containing protein, producing MTAPRRRAPRRPSARAALLDAAVAEFTSKGYEAATVAGIAARAGVTTGAVYGHFRSKVELLLEAVGLGTVEAFTRRSAALAGKPAAEVAPALARGLLGVPSGRSDLLLVDAIALARRDPKVAESYARVIRAHLEAFERTARAGLESGRIDPVLPIDELARLVLALAFGVLALRALEQAPPSDAAVARLVELFVQPASASAPEERQLARVQSRARAAQRARKELHARIAQAAADGHSLRQIGEAAGLSHERVRRILEEEGAVRSSDDRE
- a CDS encoding VOC family protein, producing MLKTRGFNHIDLGTKDMEATRRFYEDVLGFPLVRADLIDIAGKGEMKHFFFDAGNGQLIGFMSGQDVTGFPRDFDSGINKGLGLPPGVYHFAFDAETEHDLERIKAHLVSNGIEVRGPVDHEGWCKSIYFLDPNGLQLEVCWLQRPFVADDAEPRVRFRLEGRRKVEPPSERA
- a CDS encoding FYDLN acid domain-containing protein produces the protein MDAARKTKLGQKWVCYSCQAKFYDMQKPEPRCPKCGADQRQSPAFEKPKRTRGKKAAAPPAPKKAVKPPPPVEEGEDLDTPIDPEDLEIEDIEIDEPAGAAAEPAEIEEPEDEPADDDED
- a CDS encoding lytic transglycosylase domain-containing protein; the protein is ATARLLHRTGDSFRALKVIDEGFGGTLDQGIDPTWREAWELAWPRAFGEWVGSSTREFAFDPALVWAIMREESAYRAQVSSPAGALGLMQLMPQTGGRVAGELGLAGFVTERLYDPETNIRLGTYYLRSLIERFQGSRPLAIASYNAGPDAVGRWLEKDAQVKPDVFVESVTYGETRRYLRRVLRSYRVYQLLYGDEVRPPAPPAAVAAPPASVAAPPAQEAQREAVSGR